In a single window of the Niabella ginsenosidivorans genome:
- a CDS encoding 3'-5' exonuclease: MLQLTKPLAFIDLETTGVNLGTDRIVEIAIVKILPDGSKTVKRKLINPEMPIPKANSDIHGITDDMVKDAPTFAQVARELKQVLDGCDLAGYNSNRFDIPLLVEEFLRVGVDFDMKGRKLIDVQNIFHKMEQRTLSAAYKFYCNKVLDGAHSAEADAAATHEVLLAQVARYPELGTTIDTINKVIGEEVIVDFARRFVMDNGIEVFNFGKYKGKSVAEVLKAEPQYYDWMMKGDFPQHTKQKLTEIFTRSKLLKKV; this comes from the coding sequence ATGTTACAACTTACCAAACCCCTCGCTTTTATTGACCTGGAAACCACAGGTGTAAACCTGGGTACGGACCGTATTGTTGAAATTGCTATTGTAAAAATATTACCGGACGGCTCAAAAACAGTAAAACGGAAGCTCATCAACCCTGAAATGCCTATACCCAAGGCTAACTCCGACATTCATGGTATTACGGACGATATGGTAAAGGATGCGCCTACTTTTGCGCAGGTAGCCCGGGAGCTGAAACAGGTACTGGACGGGTGCGATCTTGCGGGATATAATTCCAACCGTTTTGATATTCCCTTATTGGTTGAAGAATTCCTGAGAGTGGGTGTTGATTTTGATATGAAGGGAAGGAAGCTGATTGACGTGCAGAATATCTTTCATAAAATGGAACAACGTACATTATCAGCCGCCTATAAATTTTATTGCAATAAAGTGCTGGACGGTGCCCATTCTGCGGAAGCAGATGCAGCAGCTACTCATGAAGTGCTGCTGGCGCAGGTAGCGCGTTATCCTGAATTGGGAACTACCATCGATACAATCAATAAGGTCATTGGTGAGGAGGTAATCGTTGATTTTGCCCGCCGCTTTGTTATGGATAACGGAATAGAGGTTTTTAATTTTGGAAAATACAAAGGAAAGAGTGTTGCAGAAGTACTAAAAGCAGAGCCGCAGTATTATGATTGGATGATGAAAGGCGATTTCCCGCAACATACCAAACAGAAGCTAACAGAAATCTTCACCAGGAGCAAATTATTAAAGAAGGTATAA
- a CDS encoding SMP-30/gluconolactonase/LRE family protein — protein MKHFFLIASLLAGTFLAAQQQPFFDSLGIIAKGGEPLRKLAGGFAFTEGPAADAQGRVYFTDQPNDRIWRYNLDGTLTEFKRKSGRANGLAIDANGSIIACADENNELWSITPKGRVKVILGKVGGKKLNGPNDLWIDKKGGIYFTDPYYQRDYWTRKAPDIKEQAVYYLPKGAQQPIVVSDELVKPNGITGSEDGRYLFVADIGDNKTYKFLIKEDGTLSEKTLFVPQGSDGITLDEKGNLYLTKGGITVYDPRGRKSAYIPVPEGTSNVCFGGKDHDLLFITARTSVYGVKTTVKGAGF, from the coding sequence ATGAAGCATTTTTTCCTGATAGCCAGCCTGCTTGCAGGTACTTTTTTAGCTGCACAGCAGCAACCCTTTTTTGATTCCCTGGGCATCATTGCCAAAGGAGGAGAGCCCCTCCGGAAATTAGCCGGTGGCTTTGCTTTTACGGAAGGCCCTGCAGCAGATGCGCAGGGGCGTGTGTATTTTACAGACCAGCCCAATGACCGCATCTGGCGGTATAACCTTGATGGCACCTTGACGGAATTCAAAAGAAAATCGGGCCGGGCCAATGGACTGGCTATTGATGCAAACGGGAGCATTATTGCCTGTGCTGATGAAAACAACGAGCTCTGGTCCATTACGCCGAAAGGAAGAGTAAAAGTGATCCTGGGTAAAGTAGGGGGCAAAAAATTAAACGGTCCCAACGATCTGTGGATCGATAAAAAGGGCGGCATTTATTTCACAGATCCTTATTACCAGCGCGATTACTGGACCAGAAAAGCACCTGATATAAAAGAACAGGCTGTTTATTACCTGCCCAAAGGTGCTCAGCAACCCATAGTGGTTTCTGATGAACTGGTAAAACCCAATGGTATTACAGGCTCAGAAGACGGCAGGTATTTATTTGTAGCAGACATCGGGGATAACAAAACCTATAAATTTTTGATTAAAGAAGATGGTACACTATCTGAAAAAACACTGTTTGTACCGCAGGGATCGGATGGAATTACGCTGGACGAAAAAGGCAACCTGTACCTGACCAAGGGGGGTATTACCGTTTATGACCCCCGGGGGCGAAAGAGCGCTTACATCCCTGTTCCGGAAGGCACGTCCAATGTTTGTTTTGGGGGAAAGGATCATGACCTGTTGTTTATTACCGCCAGAACGTCAGTATATGGGGTAAAAACAACCGTAAAAGGTGCAGGGTTTTGA
- a CDS encoding GH92 family glycosyl hydrolase, producing the protein MKRIGHIGLLLLTGVLVNTVNAQKYDPVELVNPLMGTMSKPSMSTGNTYPAVGVPWGMNLWSAQTGKMGDGWMYTYDADKIRGIKQTHQPSPWMNDYGQLSIMPVTGKMVFDQDERASWFSHKAEVAKPYYYSVYLADHDVTAELTPTERAAQFRFTFPESDSSYVVIDAFDKGSYIKVIPAEKKIIGYSTKHAIGKLPDFKNFFVIYFDKPFANAHTWEGKKLNETKLEISADHTGAIVGFKTRKGEKVNMRIATSFISFDQAELNLKKELGKDGFAQTMAKAKQQWDDRLKKIEIEGGTIDQMRTFYSALYRTLFFPNKLYELDASGNPVHYSPYTGKTLPGYLFAGTGFWDTFRALYPFLNLVYPSINKEMQEGLINDYKEGGWLPEWSSPAYAPVMVGNNSASVVADAYIKGLRGYDINKLYEALLHGANAEGPGGTGRKGVSFYNELGYVPYDVGINENAARTLEYAYDDFTIYQLGKALGHPKTELEPYFKHAHNYKNLFDPSHNLMRGKNKDGSFQSPFNPFKWGDAFTEGNSWHYSWSVFHDIQGLIDLMGGRKAFVQQLDSIFVMPPVFDDSYYGSVIHEIREMQIANMGQYAHGNQPIQHMIYLYNYAGAPWKAQYWVRETMNRMYHATPDGYCGDEDNGQTSAWYIFSALGFYPVTPAVDQYVVGAPLFKKATIYLENGKKIVINAPANSDVNRYIQSASFNGQPFTKNWLSHSRLQKGAVINYTMGAQPNKTRGIGEADVPYSMSRDEK; encoded by the coding sequence ATGAAGCGGATTGGCCATATTGGCTTGTTGTTATTAACAGGAGTGCTTGTAAATACAGTGAACGCCCAAAAATATGACCCGGTAGAGCTGGTGAACCCATTAATGGGTACTATGTCCAAACCAAGTATGTCTACAGGTAATACGTATCCTGCAGTTGGAGTACCCTGGGGAATGAACCTGTGGAGCGCACAGACCGGTAAAATGGGAGATGGATGGATGTATACCTATGATGCGGATAAGATACGGGGCATTAAGCAAACACACCAGCCCTCACCATGGATGAACGATTATGGCCAGCTGTCCATTATGCCGGTAACCGGTAAAATGGTCTTTGACCAGGATGAACGTGCCAGTTGGTTCTCGCATAAGGCAGAGGTGGCAAAACCTTATTATTACAGTGTGTATCTAGCTGATCATGATGTAACTGCCGAACTGACGCCTACTGAACGTGCTGCGCAGTTCCGCTTTACGTTCCCGGAATCAGATAGCTCCTATGTAGTGATCGATGCTTTTGATAAGGGATCGTATATTAAGGTCATTCCTGCTGAAAAAAAGATCATCGGCTATTCAACAAAACATGCCATCGGAAAATTGCCGGATTTTAAAAACTTCTTTGTCATCTATTTTGACAAGCCCTTTGCAAACGCCCATACATGGGAAGGAAAAAAGCTGAACGAAACCAAGCTGGAGATCAGCGCAGATCATACCGGCGCCATTGTGGGCTTTAAAACCCGTAAGGGTGAAAAAGTGAACATGCGCATCGCAACCTCCTTTATCAGCTTTGACCAGGCAGAGCTGAACCTGAAAAAAGAGCTGGGCAAAGACGGCTTTGCCCAAACAATGGCAAAAGCAAAACAACAGTGGGATGACCGTTTGAAAAAGATTGAAATAGAAGGAGGCACCATTGACCAGATGCGTACCTTTTATTCTGCCCTGTACCGTACATTATTTTTCCCTAATAAATTATATGAACTGGATGCATCTGGCAACCCGGTACATTACAGCCCGTATACCGGTAAAACCCTGCCCGGCTACCTGTTTGCCGGAACCGGCTTCTGGGATACTTTCCGTGCCTTATATCCTTTCCTCAATTTGGTGTACCCGTCTATCAATAAAGAAATGCAGGAAGGGCTGATCAATGATTATAAGGAAGGCGGCTGGCTGCCGGAGTGGAGCAGCCCTGCCTATGCGCCGGTAATGGTAGGTAATAATTCTGCATCCGTTGTGGCGGATGCGTATATAAAAGGGCTGCGGGGGTATGATATCAATAAGCTCTATGAAGCGCTGTTGCACGGTGCCAATGCTGAAGGGCCGGGTGGAACAGGAAGAAAAGGAGTGTCTTTTTATAATGAACTGGGGTATGTGCCTTATGATGTAGGGATTAATGAAAATGCAGCGCGTACGCTGGAATATGCTTATGACGATTTTACGATCTACCAGCTGGGAAAGGCGCTGGGACACCCTAAAACAGAGCTGGAACCGTATTTCAAACATGCCCATAATTATAAGAACCTGTTTGATCCGTCGCATAATTTAATGCGTGGAAAAAATAAGGATGGCAGCTTCCAGAGCCCGTTCAATCCGTTTAAATGGGGTGATGCATTTACTGAAGGAAATAGCTGGCATTACTCCTGGTCCGTCTTTCATGATATCCAGGGACTGATTGATCTGATGGGAGGCAGGAAAGCATTTGTACAGCAACTGGACAGCATATTTGTGATGCCTCCTGTCTTTGACGACAGCTATTACGGTAGTGTGATCCACGAGATCCGTGAAATGCAGATCGCCAATATGGGGCAATATGCGCATGGGAACCAACCCATCCAGCATATGATCTATTTGTATAATTATGCAGGTGCGCCATGGAAAGCGCAATATTGGGTAAGGGAAACCATGAACCGGATGTATCATGCAACACCTGATGGTTATTGTGGTGATGAAGACAACGGGCAAACAAGCGCCTGGTATATATTCTCGGCACTTGGATTTTATCCGGTAACACCGGCTGTGGATCAATATGTGGTAGGGGCCCCATTATTTAAAAAGGCAACCATCTACCTGGAAAATGGCAAAAAAATAGTTATTAACGCCCCTGCCAACAGTGATGTGAACCGGTATATTCAGTCGGCCTCCTTCAACGGGCAGCCCTTTACAAAAAACTGGCTCAGTCATAGCAGGCTGCAGAAAGGGGCCGTTATCAATTATACGATGGGTGCGCAGCCCAATAAGACAAGAGGTATTGGTGAAGCAGACGTTCCTTACTCCATGAGCAGGGATGAGAAATAA
- a CDS encoding alpha/beta hydrolase, producing MTRLFCLSASLFFFSMIHAQTEIALYKNVPNSQPAVNVEKAEKGTDGITRISNVSVPTIMVFQPSAKSKKPGPAVVICPGGGYAILAFDHEGTQVAQTLNEWGMTAFVLKYRLPDDRAMVDKSIAPLQDAERAMQWVREHAKEYNVDIHRVGIMGFSAGGHLAATLSTHYNDPLINNPRKISFRPDFSVLVYPVISFSDSIGHTGSRNNLIGKSPSQKMIERFSNELHVNKNTPPAFLVHAKDDKTVPWRNSEDYYEALLKNGVPAKVYYYEAGGHGFGLHNKTSDVLWAGLLKEWLQQQHIL from the coding sequence ATGACGCGCTTATTTTGCCTGTCTGCCTCACTATTCTTTTTTTCTATGATCCATGCACAAACGGAAATAGCACTTTATAAAAATGTGCCCAACAGTCAACCGGCAGTCAATGTTGAAAAAGCAGAAAAAGGCACAGACGGTATTACACGCATCAGCAATGTTTCCGTTCCCACGATCATGGTTTTTCAGCCGTCAGCAAAAAGTAAAAAGCCCGGCCCTGCGGTTGTTATTTGTCCCGGTGGGGGATATGCCATCCTGGCTTTTGACCACGAAGGCACCCAGGTAGCCCAAACCCTTAATGAATGGGGTATGACCGCTTTTGTTTTAAAATACCGTTTGCCGGATGATCGAGCCATGGTTGATAAATCCATTGCTCCTTTACAGGATGCAGAACGTGCCATGCAATGGGTACGGGAGCATGCCAAAGAATATAATGTAGATATACATAGGGTAGGCATTATGGGCTTTTCGGCAGGAGGGCATCTTGCCGCAACGTTATCTACCCATTATAATGACCCGCTCATTAATAATCCCCGGAAGATCTCTTTCCGTCCGGATTTTTCCGTTCTGGTCTACCCCGTAATCAGCTTCAGTGATAGCATCGGGCATACAGGCAGTCGTAATAATCTTATCGGTAAATCCCCTTCACAAAAAATGATCGAACGTTTTTCTAATGAGCTGCATGTAAATAAAAATACACCTCCGGCCTTCCTGGTGCACGCCAAAGACGATAAAACAGTGCCCTGGCGTAATAGTGAAGATTATTATGAAGCCCTGTTAAAAAACGGAGTGCCAGCCAAAGTATATTATTACGAGGCAGGTGGTCATGGTTTCGGACTGCATAATAAAACCTCTGATGTGCTATGGGCCGGGCTTTTAAAGGAGTGGTTACAACAACAGCATATTTTATAA
- a CDS encoding DUF4268 domain-containing protein: protein MYSKHEAALLKKEFWTALGSYLKPIPNANGYPINWVNYKTGIRHIYFRTDVTKKEASAAIELTHPVQEDRLVAFEKMQCLKTVFRETVSGEWYWQEAVYDEQGIPLSRIICFKENVNIFNKTDWPEIIAFLKERLTGLDAFWVIAKDHFEP, encoded by the coding sequence ATGTACAGTAAACATGAAGCAGCGCTTCTTAAAAAGGAATTCTGGACCGCCCTGGGAAGCTACCTGAAACCGATTCCCAATGCAAACGGGTACCCTATCAACTGGGTAAATTACAAAACCGGGATCAGGCATATTTATTTTCGTACAGATGTTACCAAAAAAGAGGCCAGCGCAGCTATTGAGCTAACGCATCCTGTGCAGGAAGACCGTCTTGTTGCTTTTGAAAAAATGCAATGCCTAAAGACTGTTTTCAGGGAGACGGTTTCCGGTGAATGGTACTGGCAGGAAGCGGTTTATGATGAGCAGGGAATCCCTCTTTCAAGAATTATTTGTTTTAAGGAAAATGTCAATATCTTTAATAAAACGGACTGGCCAGAAATTATTGCTTTCCTGAAGGAACGATTAACAGGTCTGGACGCTTTCTGGGTTATTGCCAAAGATCATTTTGAACCTTAA
- a CDS encoding pyridoxal phosphate-dependent decarboxylase family protein, which produces MSKNMHDIDIDLIEMTLDITKYVIHRITEKDRKLGKFKSAEELKALVGATITPEGIGGERALELWKNVLEKATASIDHPRHLAFVPAAPSRAAVMFDLVTSASSIHGAYWMEGAGGIFAENQAMEWLVSLTGMPKGAFGVFTSGGTAANLSAMITAREYWRSKDPEHDHHKGVLITSTGAHSSVRAMAKIIDAELLLIDTEDRMTGEAVTQLIESLDADKRRRLLGVVATGGTTNAGIIDSLDSIADICKRYDLWYHVDAAYGGGALAADSVRHLFKGIEKADSITIDPHKWLFSPYDCGAVIYKRPELAKKAHSQEGAYLDIFKDKAADGFNPSDYQIQLTRRVRGLPLWFSLAMHGTNTYKKAIERGIELAQAAARKITANPLLELVREPGLSCVLFRRRGWQPDDYKHWTFKNLEEGFALVTPTRYRRQGMMETVARFCFINPDTTENDIDRILDTMK; this is translated from the coding sequence ATGTCTAAGAATATGCATGATATTGATATTGACCTGATCGAAATGACGCTTGACATTACCAAATATGTGATTCATCGTATTACCGAAAAAGACAGGAAGCTTGGGAAGTTTAAATCGGCCGAAGAGTTAAAGGCTTTAGTAGGAGCAACCATTACTCCGGAAGGGATCGGCGGGGAACGGGCACTGGAATTATGGAAAAATGTGCTGGAAAAAGCAACGGCTTCTATCGATCACCCCCGGCATCTTGCATTTGTGCCGGCTGCACCGTCGCGCGCGGCTGTAATGTTTGACCTGGTTACTTCCGCATCCTCCATTCACGGAGCTTACTGGATGGAAGGCGCCGGTGGCATTTTTGCAGAGAATCAGGCAATGGAATGGCTGGTGTCGCTGACGGGCATGCCCAAAGGCGCTTTTGGCGTGTTTACAAGCGGTGGCACAGCTGCCAATCTTTCAGCAATGATCACCGCGCGGGAATACTGGCGATCAAAAGATCCGGAGCACGATCATCATAAAGGAGTACTGATCACCTCTACAGGCGCGCACTCTTCTGTAAGGGCAATGGCAAAGATCATTGATGCAGAATTGCTGCTGATAGATACGGAAGACCGGATGACGGGCGAAGCGGTAACGCAGTTAATAGAAAGCCTGGATGCGGATAAACGGCGCAGGCTGCTGGGCGTGGTGGCAACAGGAGGCACTACCAACGCAGGGATCATTGATTCCCTGGACAGTATTGCTGATATTTGTAAGCGTTATGACCTTTGGTATCATGTGGATGCTGCTTACGGAGGCGGAGCGCTTGCAGCGGATTCCGTAAGGCATTTATTCAAAGGCATTGAAAAAGCCGACAGTATTACCATCGATCCGCACAAATGGCTGTTTTCCCCATACGACTGCGGAGCTGTTATTTATAAAAGACCGGAACTGGCAAAAAAAGCTCATTCGCAGGAAGGTGCTTATCTAGATATCTTTAAAGATAAAGCTGCAGATGGTTTTAACCCTTCTGATTACCAGATACAGCTTACCAGGCGGGTACGGGGGCTGCCCTTATGGTTCTCACTGGCCATGCATGGTACCAATACTTATAAGAAAGCGATAGAACGGGGAATAGAGCTGGCACAGGCCGCCGCCCGGAAAATAACGGCAAACCCGTTGCTGGAGCTGGTCCGGGAGCCCGGCTTAAGCTGCGTACTGTTCCGGAGAAGAGGATGGCAGCCGGATGATTATAAACACTGGACCTTCAAAAACCTTGAAGAAGGTTTTGCATTGGTAACGCCTACCAGGTATCGCCGGCAGGGAATGATGGAAACGGTTGCCCGTTTCTGTTTTATAAACCCGGATACCACGGAAAATGATATTGACCGGATCCTTGATACCATGAAATAG
- a CDS encoding polyprenol monophosphomannose synthase, producing MEKIVIIPTYNEKENIANIIEAVLMLPGDFHILIVDDGSPDGTAGIVKELQQKYNGCLFLEERRGKLGLGTAYIHGFKWSLARGYQYIFEMDADFSHNPKDLVRLYQACVDGADLAIGSRYVKGGGIVNWPADRVFISKGGSLYTRIITWMPVKDPTAGFMCYTAKVLNAINFDNISFVGYAFQIEMKYAAWKLGFKIKEVPIIFQDRTEGQSKMNKGILKEGILGVLNLRWQSLFKNYRKKVANN from the coding sequence GTGGAGAAAATTGTAATTATACCAACATATAACGAAAAAGAAAATATCGCCAATATTATAGAGGCCGTTCTAATGCTGCCCGGTGATTTTCATATACTGATCGTAGATGACGGGTCGCCTGATGGCACCGCCGGTATTGTAAAGGAGCTGCAACAAAAATACAACGGCTGTTTATTCCTGGAAGAGCGCAGGGGTAAGCTGGGACTGGGCACTGCCTATATCCACGGATTCAAATGGAGCCTTGCGCGCGGGTACCAGTACATTTTTGAAATGGATGCCGATTTTTCGCATAACCCCAAGGACCTGGTTCGTTTATACCAGGCCTGTGTTGACGGGGCAGATCTTGCTATTGGCAGCCGTTATGTAAAGGGAGGTGGTATTGTTAACTGGCCGGCTGACCGGGTGTTTATATCTAAAGGAGGATCTTTGTATACGCGGATCATTACCTGGATGCCGGTTAAGGATCCGACCGCCGGGTTTATGTGTTATACGGCAAAAGTGCTGAACGCGATCAATTTTGACAATATCAGCTTTGTAGGCTATGCCTTCCAGATTGAAATGAAGTATGCTGCCTGGAAACTGGGCTTTAAGATAAAGGAAGTGCCTATTATCTTCCAGGACAGAACAGAGGGACAGTCAAAGATGAATAAGGGCATCCTGAAAGAAGGTATACTGGGAGTACTGAACCTGCGCTGGCAAAGTCTGTTTAAGAACTACCGGAAAAAGGTTGCTAACAATTAA
- a CDS encoding sulfite exporter TauE/SafE family protein — protein sequence MKQIFAILYLARALKEHPVLIIIVVSFVATLVRSTFGFGESMVAVPLFLWILPAKIAVPLSALLSVTVALVILVQDHRKIHFHSAKWLVIYAALGIPIGLLLLVYGSEPLIVSGLGIFLIGYSVYSLRYKNKFHLQKDNKLLLFLCGFFSGIFGGAYSINGPALVIYGNLRRWPAKTFRATLQAYFLPASFLGLAGFWWKGLLDLHLFIYFGYAFAGAFPAIFLGRYFNGRLKDQSFFDYVYAGLILIGALLIYRGIR from the coding sequence TTGAAGCAGATCTTTGCTATTTTGTATCTTGCCCGTGCATTGAAAGAGCATCCTGTTTTAATTATCATTGTTGTAAGCTTTGTTGCCACGCTTGTTCGTTCCACCTTCGGTTTTGGAGAGTCGATGGTAGCCGTGCCGCTGTTCCTCTGGATATTGCCGGCTAAGATTGCGGTACCATTGTCGGCCCTGCTTTCTGTTACGGTTGCCCTGGTGATCCTGGTGCAGGATCACCGGAAGATCCATTTTCACAGCGCCAAATGGCTGGTTATTTATGCTGCCTTGGGCATTCCTATAGGATTGTTACTGCTGGTATATGGCAGCGAGCCCCTGATCGTTTCCGGCCTCGGTATCTTTTTAATTGGCTATTCCGTTTATTCCCTTCGTTATAAAAACAAATTCCACCTGCAAAAGGACAATAAGCTATTATTGTTTTTATGCGGATTTTTTTCGGGTATTTTTGGCGGCGCTTACAGTATTAACGGCCCGGCATTAGTGATCTATGGCAACCTGCGCCGCTGGCCGGCAAAAACATTCCGGGCAACCCTTCAGGCCTATTTTTTACCGGCAAGCTTCCTGGGCCTTGCGGGGTTCTGGTGGAAAGGCTTACTGGATCTTCACTTATTTATTTATTTTGGTTATGCATTTGCCGGTGCGTTTCCGGCTATATTCCTGGGCAGGTATTTCAATGGCCGGCTTAAAGACCAATCCTTCTTTGATTATGTATATGCGGGGCTCATCCTTATTGGTGCGCTGCTGATTTACAGGGGCATCCGGTAG
- the hisG gene encoding ATP phosphoribosyltransferase, whose translation MKKSVSGKLNSRPDLKKKAPGNEVLRIAVQKSGRLSEDSLKLLKECGIGVPNGNNQLKIKAENFDAEILFLRDDDIPEYVQDGVADIGFVGENVVLEKNKATEIVERLGYGKCRLSIALPKTRKKIELKELNGMKIATSYPFILNRWLKQNKIKAETHVISGSVEIAPRIGLADAICDLVSSGSTLFSNELYEYETLLRSEAVLISGKQLSPQRKELLDKLLFRIRSVKKAKYNKYVLLNAPNKSIEQICAYLPGINSPTIVPLAKKGWSSVHSVISESDFWNVIENLKAAGAEGILIIPIEKMIE comes from the coding sequence GTGAAAAAAAGTGTATCAGGCAAATTAAACAGTCGCCCGGATCTTAAAAAAAAGGCCCCCGGCAATGAGGTGCTTCGTATTGCGGTGCAAAAATCCGGCAGGCTGAGCGAAGACTCGCTGAAACTACTAAAGGAATGTGGCATTGGCGTGCCTAACGGCAACAACCAGTTAAAAATAAAAGCTGAAAACTTTGACGCAGAGATCTTATTTCTAAGAGATGATGATATTCCGGAATATGTACAGGACGGCGTAGCCGATATTGGTTTTGTTGGAGAAAATGTAGTGCTGGAAAAAAATAAAGCGACAGAGATCGTAGAACGGCTGGGTTATGGTAAATGCCGGCTTTCTATTGCCCTGCCCAAGACCAGGAAAAAAATAGAATTAAAAGAATTGAACGGAATGAAAATAGCTACCAGCTATCCTTTTATCCTGAACAGGTGGCTAAAGCAAAATAAAATAAAGGCAGAGACCCATGTAATCAGCGGCTCTGTGGAAATTGCGCCCCGTATTGGCCTCGCTGATGCTATCTGCGACCTGGTAAGTTCCGGCAGCACCCTGTTCAGTAATGAGCTTTACGAATATGAAACGCTGCTACGATCAGAAGCAGTACTGATTTCGGGAAAACAACTGAGCCCGCAAAGAAAAGAGCTGCTGGATAAACTGTTATTCCGCATCCGCTCAGTAAAGAAAGCTAAATACAATAAGTACGTGCTGTTAAATGCCCCTAATAAAAGCATTGAACAAATATGCGCTTATTTGCCCGGCATCAACAGCCCTACTATTGTTCCCCTGGCAAAAAAAGGCTGGAGCTCCGTTCATTCAGTGATCAGCGAATCTGATTTCTGGAACGTGATCGAAAATCTGAAAGCCGCCGGTGCCGAAGGGATCCTGATCATACCGATTGAAAAGATGATTGAGTGA